A DNA window from Mycobacterium sp. IDR2000157661 contains the following coding sequences:
- a CDS encoding maleylpyruvate isomerase family mycothiol-dependent enzyme gives MDSDTVWRHIDEQRGILADMFDGIDAGRWSTPSLCDGWTVRDVAAHLTHSHMSRPRVVLEAVRSGFRFNAMIHRLAVEDTRAPAEISEALRAMRGSRKRAPGTADCDPLLDVLVHGQDIAVPLGFDLPMPPDAAAAAAHRLWTMRFPFNPQRRLGGVELVATDADFRVGAGRIVEAPIRDILMLLAERLTPSDFGVAGSAERDRLDRNHTAGSDRKPGMT, from the coding sequence ATGGACTCCGACACCGTGTGGCGGCACATCGACGAGCAACGGGGAATCCTCGCCGACATGTTCGACGGCATCGATGCCGGCCGGTGGTCGACGCCGTCGCTATGCGACGGCTGGACCGTTCGGGACGTGGCGGCTCATCTGACGCACTCTCACATGAGCAGGCCGCGCGTGGTGCTCGAGGCGGTGCGCTCGGGGTTCCGGTTCAACGCCATGATCCACCGGCTCGCCGTCGAGGACACCCGGGCACCGGCGGAAATCTCCGAGGCATTGCGCGCCATGCGTGGCTCACGCAAGCGCGCTCCGGGCACGGCGGACTGCGATCCGCTGCTGGACGTCCTGGTGCACGGCCAGGACATCGCCGTCCCGCTCGGTTTCGACCTGCCCATGCCCCCCGATGCCGCCGCGGCGGCCGCACACCGGCTGTGGACCATGCGCTTTCCGTTCAACCCGCAGCGCCGCCTGGGCGGTGTCGAACTGGTCGCGACCGACGCCGACTTCCGCGTCGGTGCCGGCCGCATCGTCGAAGCCCCGATCCGCGACATCCTGATGCTGCTCGCTGAGCGTCTCACTCCCAGCGATTTCGGCGTGGCGGGTAGCGCCGAGCGCGACCGACTAGACCGAAATCACACGGCGGGGTCCGATCGCAAGCCGGGCATGACGTAG
- a CDS encoding L-threonylcarbamoyladenylate synthase, whose protein sequence is MSQLFDCSDPGQRELGIASAFSALKGGRLVVLPTDTVYGIGADAFDGDAVAALLAAKGRGRDMPVPVLVGSWHTIEGLVYSVPHTARELIRAFWPGALSLVVRQAPSLQWDLGDANGTVMLRMPLHPVAIELLRQVGPMAVSSANISGSPAAVTAADAREQLGDAVEVYLEAGPSEQQAASTIVDLTGAHPRVLRQGPVSAEAIASVLGAEPATLTD, encoded by the coding sequence ATGAGCCAGTTGTTCGACTGCTCCGATCCCGGTCAGCGCGAGCTCGGCATCGCCTCGGCGTTCAGTGCCCTCAAAGGCGGCCGGCTCGTCGTGCTGCCCACCGACACCGTCTACGGCATCGGCGCCGACGCGTTCGACGGTGACGCCGTCGCCGCGCTGCTGGCCGCCAAGGGCCGCGGTCGCGACATGCCCGTGCCCGTTCTCGTCGGCTCCTGGCACACGATCGAGGGACTGGTCTACAGCGTTCCGCACACCGCCCGGGAACTCATCCGCGCATTCTGGCCCGGCGCGCTGAGCCTGGTGGTCCGCCAGGCGCCGTCGCTGCAGTGGGACCTCGGCGACGCGAACGGCACCGTGATGCTGCGGATGCCGCTGCACCCGGTGGCCATCGAACTGCTGCGACAGGTCGGTCCGATGGCGGTGTCGAGTGCGAACATCTCCGGCAGCCCGGCCGCGGTCACCGCGGCCGACGCGCGCGAGCAGCTGGGCGACGCCGTAGAGGTGTATCTCGAGGCCGGCCCGTCGGAGCAGCAGGCCGCATCGACGATCGTCGACCTCACCGGTGCTCATCCGCGGGTGCTGCGCCAGGGTCCGGTCAGCGCCGAGGCGATCGCGTCCGTGCTGGGCGCCGAACCGGCCACTTTGACGGACTGA
- the rho gene encoding transcription termination factor Rho: MTDTDLITAGGSSDNGTLPDTVNSDTSDAPTSTPTAETAPTADVASGDRSSSLSTMVLPELRALAKEIGVEGASGMRKGELVAAIRERRQDSDGGSQTPAAADKSIAATASDASTAPDTSSDNASTGEAEKEPRQRRERRTASRGAGAPGGPDAGDEGSQDTASENTRADGRQDTKGDGRQDTRGDRRQDTRGEGRQDTKGEGRQDTKAGGDQQRADRHQGDQQQSDQQGGQQNRGGNAGDDDGEGRGGRRGRRFRDRKRRERGGGEGGGDAELRDDDVVQPVAGILDVLDNYAFVRTSGYLAGPNDVYVSMNMVRKNGLRRGDAVTGAVRVPKDGEQTNQRQKFNPLVRLDSVNGGSVEDAKKRPEFGKLTPLYPNQRLRLETTPDKLTTRVIDLIMPIGKGQRALIVSPPKAGKTTIMQDIANAITRNNPECHLMVVLVDERPEEVTDMQRSVKGEVIASTFDRPPSDHTQAAELAIERAKRLVEQGKDVVVLLDSITRLGRAYNNASPASGRILSGGVDSTALYPPKRFLGAARNIEEGGSLTIIATAMVETGSTGDTVIFEEFKGTGNAELKLDRKIAERRVFPAVDVNPSGTRKDELLLSTDEFAVVHKLRRVLSGLDPHQAIDLLMSQLRKTKNNYEFLVQVSKTAPGSPDAD, encoded by the coding sequence GTGACTGATACGGACCTCATCACGGCTGGTGGCAGCAGCGACAACGGGACGCTGCCGGACACCGTGAACTCAGATACTTCCGACGCGCCGACGAGCACACCGACCGCGGAGACCGCTCCGACCGCCGATGTCGCGTCGGGCGACCGCTCCTCTTCGCTGTCCACCATGGTGCTGCCGGAACTGCGCGCCCTGGCCAAGGAGATCGGCGTCGAAGGCGCGTCCGGCATGCGCAAGGGCGAGCTTGTCGCCGCGATCCGCGAGCGCCGCCAGGACTCCGACGGTGGTTCCCAGACGCCCGCGGCCGCCGACAAGTCGATCGCTGCGACCGCGTCCGACGCCAGCACCGCGCCCGACACGAGTAGCGACAACGCCTCGACCGGCGAGGCCGAGAAGGAGCCGCGGCAGCGCCGTGAAAGACGTACCGCGTCACGCGGGGCAGGTGCACCGGGCGGACCGGACGCCGGCGACGAAGGCTCGCAGGACACCGCTTCGGAGAACACCAGGGCCGACGGCCGCCAGGACACCAAGGGCGACGGCCGCCAGGACACCAGGGGCGACCGCCGGCAGGACACCAGGGGCGAGGGCCGCCAGGACACCAAGGGCGAGGGCCGCCAGGACACCAAGGCCGGCGGCGATCAGCAGCGGGCCGACCGCCATCAGGGCGATCAGCAGCAGTCCGATCAGCAGGGTGGCCAGCAGAACCGTGGCGGCAACGCCGGCGACGACGACGGCGAGGGCCGCGGTGGTCGCCGGGGCCGCCGGTTCCGTGACCGCAAGCGCCGCGAGCGTGGTGGCGGCGAGGGTGGCGGCGACGCTGAACTGCGTGACGACGACGTCGTCCAGCCCGTCGCGGGCATCCTCGACGTGCTCGACAACTACGCCTTCGTGCGCACCTCCGGCTACCTGGCCGGACCCAACGACGTCTACGTCTCGATGAACATGGTGCGCAAGAACGGCCTGCGTCGCGGAGACGCGGTCACCGGCGCCGTGCGGGTGCCCAAAGACGGGGAGCAGACCAACCAGCGGCAGAAGTTCAACCCGCTGGTGCGGCTGGACTCGGTCAACGGCGGATCTGTCGAAGACGCCAAGAAGCGCCCCGAGTTCGGCAAGCTCACCCCGCTGTACCCGAACCAGCGGCTGCGCCTGGAGACCACCCCCGATAAGCTGACCACCCGCGTCATCGACCTGATCATGCCGATCGGCAAGGGTCAGCGTGCCCTGATCGTGTCGCCGCCCAAGGCCGGTAAGACCACGATCATGCAGGACATCGCCAACGCGATCACCCGCAACAATCCCGAATGCCACCTCATGGTGGTGCTCGTCGACGAGCGCCCGGAAGAGGTCACCGACATGCAGCGCTCGGTCAAGGGTGAGGTCATCGCCTCCACCTTCGATCGGCCGCCGTCCGACCACACCCAGGCCGCCGAGCTGGCCATCGAACGGGCCAAGCGGCTCGTCGAGCAGGGCAAGGACGTCGTCGTGCTGCTCGACTCGATCACCCGCCTCGGCCGTGCGTACAACAACGCCTCCCCGGCCTCGGGTCGCATCCTGTCCGGTGGCGTGGACTCCACCGCGCTATACCCGCCGAAGCGGTTCCTCGGCGCCGCGCGCAACATCGAGGAGGGCGGATCGCTGACGATCATCGCCACCGCGATGGTCGAGACCGGTTCGACCGGCGACACGGTGATCTTCGAGGAGTTCAAGGGCACCGGCAACGCCGAGCTCAAGCTGGACCGCAAGATCGCCGAGCGGCGGGTGTTCCCGGCCGTCGACGTCAACCCGTCCGGCACCCGCAAGGACGAGTTGTTGCTGTCGACGGACGAGTTCGCCGTCGTGCACAAGTTGCGCCGGGTGTTGTCCGGTTTGGACCCGCATCAGGCTATCGACCTGCTCATGAGCCAGTTGCGCAAGACCAAGAACAACTACGAGTTCCTGGTCCAGGTGTCCAAGACCGCGCCCGGTTCGCCAGACGCCGACTAG
- a CDS encoding TetR/AcrR family transcriptional regulator, producing the protein MTSSTATKNVRDRLIDAAEVCLRAKGIRSTTVSEVAEVAGVSRGWLYRHFPDKVSLLGAAVVRLNDAYWCEAHTMLEAVEGLDRQLAAGIVHGRTAYDDPGALLMKLRMEEPEEFAACAGAGVQGLVPDLAEFWSRYLIAARDSGDIHPDTDVAEASEWLARVLLSLTTVPGETLDPGDPDALLRHLRRYVMPGLRSDPAV; encoded by the coding sequence GTGACGAGCAGCACGGCCACCAAGAACGTCCGCGATCGGTTGATCGATGCAGCCGAAGTCTGTCTGCGCGCCAAGGGAATCCGGTCGACGACCGTCTCCGAGGTCGCCGAGGTCGCCGGGGTGTCCCGCGGCTGGCTGTATCGCCACTTCCCGGACAAGGTGTCGCTGCTGGGTGCGGCCGTCGTTCGCCTCAACGACGCGTACTGGTGCGAGGCGCACACGATGCTCGAAGCCGTCGAGGGCCTGGATCGCCAGCTCGCCGCGGGCATCGTGCACGGCCGCACCGCCTATGACGATCCCGGCGCGCTGCTGATGAAGCTGCGCATGGAAGAACCGGAGGAGTTCGCCGCCTGCGCGGGCGCGGGCGTGCAGGGCCTGGTGCCCGACCTCGCCGAGTTCTGGTCGCGGTATCTGATCGCGGCACGCGACAGCGGTGACATCCATCCCGACACCGACGTCGCCGAGGCATCGGAATGGCTTGCGCGAGTGCTGCTTTCGCTCACCACGGTGCCTGGCGAGACGCTCGACCCGGGTGATCCAGACGCGCTGCTGCGGCACCTGCGCCGCTACGTCATGCCCGGCTTGCGATCGGACCCCGCCGTGTGA
- the rpmE gene encoding 50S ribosomal protein L31, translating to MKSGIHPDYVDTTVHCGCGNTFTTRSTKKSGQIHVEVCSQCHPFYTGKQKILDSGGRVARFEKRYGKRKAGADQAAEKNSADK from the coding sequence ATGAAATCGGGTATTCACCCTGACTACGTCGACACCACCGTGCATTGCGGCTGTGGCAACACGTTCACCACGCGCAGCACCAAGAAGAGCGGACAGATCCACGTCGAGGTCTGCTCGCAGTGTCACCCGTTCTACACCGGCAAGCAGAAGATCCTCGACAGCGGCGGCCGGGTGGCTCGCTTCGAGAAGCGCTACGGCAAGCGCAAGGCCGGCGCGGACCAGGCGGCCGAAAAGAACTCAGCCGACAAGTAG
- the prfA gene encoding peptide chain release factor 1 → MTNSAPRIDALLAEHADLERQLADPELHADAARARKVGRRFAQLSPIVGTYRKLEAARGDLEAARELAADDASFAAEVDELAVTVEQLDTQLTDLLAPRDPHDGDDIVLEVKSGEGGEESALFAADLARMYIRYAERHGWSVTVLDETFSDLGGYKDATLSIRSKGDAADGVWSRLKFEGGVHRVQRVPVTESQGRVHTSAAGVLIYPEPEEVEEVQIDESDLRVDVYRSSGKGGQGVNTTDSAVRLTHLPTGIVVTCQNERSQLQNKARALQVLAARLQAIAEEQAQADASADRASQIRTVDRSERIRTYNFPENRIADHRINFKAHNLDQVLDGDLDDLFDALAAADKQARLQTT, encoded by the coding sequence ATGACGAACAGCGCGCCCAGGATCGATGCACTGCTGGCCGAGCACGCCGACCTCGAACGCCAGCTGGCCGATCCGGAACTGCACGCCGACGCCGCCCGCGCCCGCAAGGTCGGCAGGCGGTTCGCGCAGCTCTCACCCATCGTCGGGACATACCGCAAGCTGGAGGCTGCCCGCGGTGACCTGGAGGCGGCACGTGAGCTCGCCGCCGACGACGCTTCCTTCGCCGCCGAGGTCGACGAGCTGGCCGTCACCGTCGAACAACTCGACACCCAGCTCACCGACCTGCTTGCGCCACGCGATCCCCACGACGGCGATGACATCGTGCTGGAGGTCAAGTCGGGGGAGGGCGGCGAGGAGTCGGCGCTGTTCGCCGCGGACCTGGCGCGCATGTACATCCGCTACGCCGAGCGCCACGGCTGGTCGGTGACCGTGCTCGACGAGACCTTCTCCGATCTGGGCGGCTACAAGGACGCGACGCTGTCGATCCGGAGCAAGGGCGACGCCGCCGACGGCGTGTGGTCGCGACTGAAGTTCGAAGGCGGCGTGCACCGGGTACAGCGGGTGCCCGTCACCGAATCGCAGGGCCGTGTGCACACATCGGCGGCCGGCGTGCTGATCTACCCCGAACCCGAAGAGGTCGAAGAGGTGCAGATCGACGAGTCCGATCTGCGCGTCGACGTCTACCGCAGTTCAGGGAAGGGCGGCCAAGGAGTTAATACCACCGACTCGGCGGTGCGCCTCACCCACCTGCCCACCGGCATCGTCGTCACCTGCCAGAACGAGCGCTCGCAGCTGCAGAACAAGGCCCGTGCGCTTCAGGTGCTCGCCGCCCGGCTGCAGGCGATCGCCGAGGAACAGGCGCAGGCCGACGCCTCGGCCGACCGCGCCAGCCAGATCCGTACGGTCGACCGCAGCGAGCGGATCCGCACCTACAACTTCCCGGAGAACCGGATCGCCGATCACCGGATCAACTTCAAGGCACACAACCTCGATCAGGTGCTCGACGGTGACCTCGACGACCTGTTCGACGCGCTGGCTGCCGCCGACAAGCAAGCCCGACTTCAGACGACATGA
- the atpB gene encoding F0F1 ATP synthase subunit A: protein MTETILAAESGIHVGQHTEATWFGLTVNTDTLLSTAIAAAIVLALAFYLKAKVTSSGVPSGVQLFWEAITVQSRNQIEGSIGMRIAPFVLPLAVALFVFILIANWLAVLPVQYSDETGIHELLKPAAADINFVLALGLFVFICYHAAGFWRRGPIGHPVKLLKGHVAFLAPINLVEEIAKPISLSLRLFGNIFAGGIMVAIIALFPAYILWAPNALWKAFDLFIGAIQAFIFALLTILYFAQSMELDEEHH, encoded by the coding sequence ATGACCGAGACCATCCTGGCCGCCGAATCGGGCATCCACGTCGGCCAACACACCGAGGCCACCTGGTTCGGGCTCACCGTCAACACCGACACGTTGTTGAGCACCGCCATCGCCGCCGCGATCGTGCTTGCGCTGGCCTTCTACTTGAAGGCCAAGGTCACCTCGAGCGGTGTCCCGAGTGGAGTACAGCTGTTCTGGGAAGCCATCACGGTTCAGTCGCGCAACCAGATCGAGGGCTCGATCGGCATGCGCATCGCCCCCTTCGTCCTGCCCCTGGCGGTGGCGCTGTTCGTCTTCATCCTGATCGCGAACTGGTTGGCAGTACTGCCCGTGCAGTACTCCGACGAAACGGGCATCCACGAATTGCTCAAGCCGGCGGCGGCCGATATCAACTTCGTGCTGGCGCTGGGCCTGTTCGTATTCATCTGCTACCACGCCGCAGGCTTCTGGCGGCGCGGTCCGATCGGCCACCCGGTCAAGCTGCTCAAGGGGCACGTGGCCTTCCTGGCGCCGATCAACCTCGTCGAGGAGATCGCCAAGCCGATCTCGTTGTCGCTCCGACTTTTCGGCAACATCTTCGCCGGTGGCATCATGGTCGCGATCATCGCGCTGTTTCCCGCGTACATTCTGTGGGCACCAAATGCCCTGTGGAAGGCCTTCGATCTGTTCATCGGCGCCATCCAGGCGTTCATCTTCGCGCTGCTGACGATCCTGTACTTCGCCCAGTCGATGGAGCTGGACGAAGAACACCACTGA
- the prmC gene encoding peptide chain release factor N(5)-glutamine methyltransferase, whose protein sequence is MTRLSQMIDAAATALARAGVGSPRVDAELLAAHAIGTERGRLALVEAGPGFAERYGDLVARRVKRIPLQHLIGIAPFGPVQVHVGPGVFIPRPETEALLEWAVAQPLSQAPVIMDLCTGSGALAVALWRTWPTARIVAVDDSERALEFAHCNVDGTTIELVHADVTEPGLLPDLDGRVDLVVANPPYIPEVADLEPEVADHDPAHALFGGSDGMRIIDAVIDSAARWLRPGGRCAVEHDDTTSEQTVESFARTGRFDDITARRDLAGRPRFVTARRVA, encoded by the coding sequence ATGACCCGGCTCAGCCAGATGATCGACGCCGCGGCGACGGCGCTGGCCAGGGCGGGCGTCGGGTCTCCGCGCGTCGACGCCGAGCTGCTGGCAGCACACGCGATCGGCACCGAGCGCGGCCGGCTCGCACTGGTCGAGGCCGGGCCCGGGTTCGCCGAGCGCTACGGCGACCTGGTCGCACGACGCGTGAAGCGGATTCCGCTGCAACACCTCATCGGCATCGCCCCGTTCGGTCCGGTCCAGGTGCACGTCGGCCCCGGCGTGTTCATTCCCCGCCCGGAGACCGAGGCGCTGCTCGAATGGGCTGTGGCGCAGCCATTGTCGCAAGCGCCGGTGATCATGGATCTGTGTACCGGCTCCGGCGCGCTGGCTGTCGCGTTGTGGCGGACCTGGCCGACGGCCCGCATCGTGGCGGTCGACGACTCGGAACGGGCCCTGGAATTCGCGCACTGCAACGTCGACGGCACGACGATCGAACTCGTCCACGCCGACGTCACCGAACCCGGTCTGCTGCCCGACCTCGACGGCCGCGTCGATCTCGTCGTCGCGAACCCGCCCTACATCCCCGAGGTGGCCGATCTGGAGCCCGAGGTGGCCGACCATGACCCTGCGCACGCACTGTTCGGTGGATCGGACGGCATGCGAATCATCGATGCGGTCATCGATTCGGCGGCTAGGTGGCTGCGGCCCGGCGGACGATGCGCCGTCGAGCACGACGACACCACCTCGGAGCAGACCGTCGAATCGTTCGCCAGGACAGGGCGATTCGACGACATCACCGCCCGCCGCGACCTGGCCGGGCGGCCTCGGTTCGTGACGGCACGGAGGGTGGCATGA
- a CDS encoding glycosyltransferase family 4 protein encodes MGFVQYGSPVVYAADTLLALEDRGAGVPLRELALVGLTAAIITYFATGWVRVLARRLGAVAYPRERDVHEQPTPRMGGLAMYIGVAVAVLLASQLPALTRGFLYSTGMPAVVVAGGLIMIVGLIDDRWGLDALTKFAGQITAASVLVTMGVAWSVLYIPIGGVGTIVLDQVSSILLTLALTVAIVNAMNFVDGLDGLAAGLGFITASAICIFSVGLLRDHGGDVLFYPPAVISVVLAGACLGFLPHNFHPAKIFMGDSGSMLIGLMLAAASTTAAGPISQTAYGARDVFALLSPFLLVVAVMLVPALDMLLAIIRRTRKGLSPFSPDKMHLHHRLLEIGHSHRRVVLLIYLWVGIIALGAASTMFFDPRYSGVVMLAAILVAVVATLIPLLRRRNGQFASVYDEK; translated from the coding sequence GTGGGTTTCGTGCAGTACGGTTCACCGGTGGTCTATGCGGCGGACACACTGCTGGCGCTCGAAGATCGCGGTGCGGGTGTCCCGCTTCGCGAGCTCGCCCTGGTGGGCCTGACCGCGGCGATCATCACCTACTTCGCGACCGGTTGGGTCCGCGTGCTGGCCCGAAGGCTTGGCGCGGTGGCCTACCCCCGCGAGCGCGACGTGCATGAGCAGCCGACGCCGCGGATGGGCGGGCTGGCGATGTACATCGGCGTCGCGGTCGCGGTCCTGCTTGCCTCGCAACTGCCCGCGCTGACCCGCGGCTTTCTCTACTCCACGGGCATGCCCGCGGTCGTCGTCGCGGGCGGACTCATCATGATCGTCGGTTTGATCGACGACCGGTGGGGGCTCGATGCGCTGACGAAGTTCGCGGGCCAGATCACCGCGGCCAGCGTGCTGGTCACCATGGGCGTGGCGTGGAGTGTGCTCTACATACCCATCGGCGGCGTGGGCACCATCGTGCTCGATCAGGTGTCGTCGATCCTGCTGACACTGGCGCTGACGGTCGCGATCGTGAACGCCATGAACTTCGTCGACGGGCTGGACGGATTGGCCGCCGGTCTCGGGTTCATCACCGCGTCGGCCATCTGCATCTTCTCGGTCGGACTGCTGCGCGACCACGGCGGCGACGTGCTGTTCTACCCGCCCGCGGTGATCTCGGTAGTGCTGGCCGGCGCCTGTCTGGGGTTCCTGCCGCACAACTTCCATCCGGCCAAGATCTTCATGGGCGATTCCGGTTCGATGCTGATCGGGCTGATGCTCGCGGCGGCGTCGACGACCGCGGCGGGGCCGATCTCACAGACCGCCTATGGCGCGCGCGACGTCTTCGCGCTGCTGTCGCCGTTCCTGCTCGTGGTGGCCGTGATGCTGGTGCCCGCGCTGGACATGCTGCTGGCAATCATCCGGCGCACCCGCAAGGGGCTCAGCCCGTTCAGCCCGGACAAGATGCACCTGCACCACCGGTTGCTCGAGATCGGACACTCCCACCGCCGCGTGGTGCTGCTGATCTACCTGTGGGTGGGCATCATCGCCCTCGGCGCGGCGAGCACGATGTTCTTCGATCCCCGCTACAGCGGCGTGGTCATGTTGGCCGCGATTCTTGTGGCCGTCGTCGCGACGTTGATCCCTCTGCTGCGCCGCCGAAACGGTCAGTTCGCGAGTGTGTACGACGAAAAGTAG
- a CDS encoding MarR family winged helix-turn-helix transcriptional regulator, translating to MFIGHRAVEQRVMAALAAAGADDVTQAQSRLLQRLDPSGMRLTDLAEQARVTKQTAGALVDQLERAGYVARTPDPSDARARLVTLSDKGSALCRLAGEEVARVELEWREFLGARRFAQMHDALAALREITDPFR from the coding sequence ATGTTCATCGGGCACCGAGCGGTGGAACAGCGGGTGATGGCGGCGCTGGCCGCGGCGGGGGCGGACGACGTCACACAAGCCCAGTCCCGACTCCTGCAGCGCCTAGATCCGAGCGGCATGCGCCTGACCGACCTTGCCGAGCAGGCGCGAGTCACCAAGCAGACCGCCGGGGCGCTGGTCGACCAGTTGGAGCGCGCCGGCTATGTCGCCCGCACGCCGGATCCGTCCGACGCCCGCGCCCGGCTGGTCACGTTGAGCGACAAGGGCTCAGCGCTGTGCCGGCTCGCGGGCGAGGAGGTCGCCAGGGTGGAGCTGGAATGGCGGGAGTTCCTCGGCGCGCGCAGGTTCGCACAGATGCACGACGCCCTGGCGGCGCTGCGGGAGATCACCGACCCCTTTCGCTGA
- the fadD1 gene encoding fatty-acid--CoA ligase FadD1 has product MAETLQQLLRERAEHDAIALKYGDRTWTYREYIAEAKAQAAALIDAADPDRPLHVGVLLGNTPDMLTALAAAGLGGYVVCGINNTRRGEALALDIRKVDCQFLITDGEHRSLLDGLDLADVTVFDTSSAEWADLLTGAPDLVPHREAGVDDTFMMIFTSGTSGDPKAVQVANMMVLFAGTRLVEKFQLSQQDVCYLSMPLFHSNAVVGGWAPALVAGAAMVPAKFSASGFLSDIRRYGATYMNYVGKPLAYVLATPERSDDRDNPLRIAFGNEATDRDIEEFGRRFDVTVDDGFGSTENAVIITRTPDTPKGSIGQGFPGVAIYNSDTVTECPVAEFDENGALANADVAVGELVNTDGSGLFRGYYNDSEATDERMRHGMYWSGDLAYRDADGFIYLAGRTADWMRVDGENLATAPIERILLRLPAMNRVAVYPVPDELVGDQVMAAVVLQDDADLTPEGFEEFLAAQRDLSPKAWPRYLWIADDLPSTATNKILKRELVALGVRRRGRRLWRRDGSKFHMVAD; this is encoded by the coding sequence ATGGCGGAAACGCTTCAGCAGCTGCTTCGCGAGCGCGCCGAGCATGACGCGATCGCGCTGAAGTACGGCGACCGCACGTGGACGTATCGCGAATACATAGCCGAGGCGAAAGCTCAGGCGGCCGCCCTGATCGACGCGGCCGATCCGGATCGTCCACTGCACGTCGGCGTGCTGCTCGGCAACACCCCCGACATGTTGACCGCGCTCGCTGCGGCCGGCCTCGGCGGCTATGTGGTGTGTGGCATCAACAACACCCGCCGCGGCGAGGCCCTGGCGCTCGACATCCGCAAGGTCGATTGCCAGTTCCTCATCACCGACGGAGAGCACCGATCGCTGCTCGACGGGCTCGATCTGGCCGACGTCACGGTGTTTGACACGTCCAGTGCGGAGTGGGCCGACCTGCTCACCGGTGCACCGGACCTGGTCCCGCACCGGGAAGCCGGCGTCGACGACACCTTCATGATGATCTTCACCTCGGGCACCAGCGGCGATCCCAAGGCGGTCCAGGTGGCCAACATGATGGTTCTCTTCGCGGGTACCAGGCTCGTCGAGAAGTTCCAGCTGAGCCAGCAGGACGTCTGTTACCTGTCGATGCCGTTGTTCCACTCGAACGCCGTGGTGGGCGGCTGGGCTCCGGCGCTGGTGGCCGGCGCGGCGATGGTGCCCGCGAAGTTCTCGGCGTCGGGCTTTCTGAGCGACATCCGCCGCTACGGTGCGACCTACATGAACTACGTCGGCAAGCCGCTGGCCTACGTGCTGGCCACGCCCGAGCGGTCCGACGACCGGGACAACCCCCTGCGCATCGCCTTCGGCAACGAGGCCACCGACCGCGACATCGAGGAGTTCGGCCGCCGCTTCGATGTCACCGTCGACGACGGCTTCGGCTCCACGGAGAACGCGGTGATCATCACCCGCACGCCCGACACGCCGAAAGGGTCGATCGGACAAGGCTTTCCGGGCGTGGCCATCTACAACAGCGACACCGTCACCGAGTGTCCGGTCGCCGAGTTCGACGAGAACGGCGCCCTGGCCAACGCCGACGTCGCGGTGGGTGAACTGGTCAACACCGACGGCAGCGGCCTGTTCCGCGGCTACTACAACGACAGCGAGGCCACCGACGAACGCATGCGCCATGGGATGTACTGGTCGGGGGACCTGGCCTACCGCGACGCCGACGGGTTCATCTACCTGGCCGGGCGCACCGCCGACTGGATGCGCGTGGACGGCGAGAACCTGGCGACCGCGCCCATCGAACGGATCCTGCTGCGTCTGCCTGCGATGAACCGGGTCGCCGTCTATCCGGTGCCCGACGAACTCGTCGGCGACCAGGTGATGGCCGCGGTCGTGCTGCAGGACGACGCCGACCTCACTCCCGAGGGGTTCGAGGAGTTCCTGGCCGCACAGCGCGACCTCTCGCCGAAGGCGTGGCCCCGGTACCTGTGGATCGCCGACGACCTGCCCAGCACCGCGACGAACAAGATCCTCAAACGCGAATTGGTCGCACTCGGCGTCCGACGGCGCGGCAGGCGGCTCTGGCGCAGGGACGGCAGCAAATTCCACATGGTCGCCGATTAG
- a CDS encoding ATP synthase subunit I, producing MTTPAQDAPLVLPSMAFRPLRLSLICIVLAALATVGTALLGHALVGIFFGIGLGMGLLNALLVRRSVHSITAQAHPLKSKMALNSATRLMFLTVIGLVVAFVFRPEGLGVVFGMALFQMLLVFTTALPVARKLRAGGLDGSEGEATTQ from the coding sequence GTGACGACGCCAGCGCAGGACGCGCCGTTGGTGTTACCGTCCATGGCCTTCCGGCCGTTGCGACTGTCGTTGATCTGCATCGTGCTGGCCGCGCTGGCGACCGTGGGCACCGCCCTGCTCGGTCACGCGTTGGTCGGGATCTTCTTCGGCATCGGGCTCGGCATGGGTTTGCTCAACGCCCTCCTAGTGCGACGATCCGTGCATTCGATCACGGCCCAGGCGCATCCGCTGAAGAGCAAGATGGCGCTGAACTCCGCAACGCGACTGATGTTCCTCACGGTGATCGGACTGGTGGTCGCTTTCGTCTTCCGGCCCGAGGGACTCGGTGTGGTGTTCGGAATGGCGTTGTTCCAGATGCTGCTTGTGTTCACGACCGCTCTGCCCGTCGCGAGGAAGCTACGGGCGGGAGGCCTTGACGGATCCGAAGGGGAGGCCACGACGCAATGA